In the Lates calcarifer isolate ASB-BC8 linkage group LG16_LG22, TLL_Latcal_v3, whole genome shotgun sequence genome, AAACAGgacacaattttttttccaacagcATTTCTTTGATCGCACATTTTAACACTTTGTTTCCCACAATACATTTTCTATTGATCAGGATCCTTTGAATTCAGGTGATGACGTGATCGAGCAGGACATCCCAGATCTCTTCGACACTGACAACGTAATCGTTTGTCAGTACGACAAAGTAAGAACATTTCAGTTCTTTGCTAGACATTTTTAACCTGTCAACGAAGCCCAATGCAGAATACTTAATGTTGATATTGAAAAATGTTCTTTCTATTGCAGATTCACCGCAGTAAGAACCGCTGGAAGTTTCATTTGAAAGATGGAGTGATGTGTTACGCAGGCAGGGACTACGTGTTCTCTAAAGCTGTTGGAGAAGCTGAGTGGTAATGAGCTTTGGTTCTTCTGAACAGATCAGATAATCATGttgaaagagaggaaacaatgatttaaaagggaaaaacaatTAGTGAATTTAGACCTCTTGGTGGTGTAATTTGGctcacacagagcaggaggTTAAAATACCCTTGTGCAAAATTACTAATGCTTTTTTTCATTTCGTAATTATCAGCAATCCTGCAAGTCATTTACGATGTTACATCTATTACTTACAGCATTGCTTGTGAATCCAATTTACTGAGGCAAACAGCATGAATTTATGTTGTATAATATTATGTTAAATAGTTTATTAGAGGAGCAAAACATTATTTGATCTGGAGTTTTTCTTCTGTCATGATCATGTTGTTTTGAAGATACCTACTGCTGTTTGATTTCCTAACATTGTGATGTTTTGCCTTTTAGAGTCAAATACACTGAACTGTACTGTTGTGCTGCAGACAATgaactcttttctttctgtgcaaCCTTCTGCAAAGCCAGTGTTGCCTCGTTGTCACATTAGTTTTTATAATTAGGTTCTTTTTACACTATTGAAACCAAACAGTTCCCAGTGGCCTACAATATAAGAGTTGGCTGGAAAAAGTAATTTATAAATGCCAGCGTGTGCACTACAATTGATTAaaatttttgtttgtggttttgataCCAAAGGAGTTCCTCTCAGCATGAACAGAATGTGGAGGGTGGTGTGACAGCTCCAGcaacaaacataaaaaccaaaactctAAGTGGCAAATTCTTGGAGAATTTTTTGGTATTGGTATGTCAGTTTCACAATTAGATATTGCATTGCTTTGGAAGGCCAAAGTAAACCAAATGCAGCTCAGTCAAATGGTATATAACAGTAACTATGTAAATAAGTATAGAAATGGAGGTTTGGTGTGTGGATCTTTATATGCTAAGGGATGTAAGTACAAGCTAGCTGTTTTataaattcttttatttttaattaactgtCTTACTGATTTTAAACAGCAGTATTTTGTATAAACCACTCCCCAGCTTTAACTGTGCTCTGGCTCATCTGCAGTCTTTAAGTTTCCTGAGTACAACAATCCAATAGATGGCACTAAAACTCATCTCTGAACTAAAACAACGACTTACATTTGATCACATTTTCTTCATTGTATTGAAACTTAAAATCTCAACCTACATAagacagaataataaaaaatttcCACTCTTTGATATAGAATAGAATTATGTAGCTTGAGCTTGATCTAAATAAATGACCATTAATGATATGCTTTAGGataaatttgcaaaatatttttcatttgttcccCATTCTTGCCCATCAAACTGCTTCTTTGTTCCACATTACTTGTGTAGAGATGGAGGCAGCAACACCCGTTGTCTTCAATTTGAGGTCTCTTTGTCCTGACTGATGAAATTCTCACTTTGTAAATTAACCTGGATCAAATCTGATCTGATGCCATGTACAAGAATGACAGTCTCTTCACCCTGACCTAAATTTAGAAGAAATGCTAAATTTTTTGATGTCAGATGCTGCCTTTAGGTTCATGATAAAGTTCTCATGTTGGTGGTCATGTAGTTCCCTTGTTCAAAAACCAACCCTTCATCTTGATATGATAGGTATAGAAGCTAAGTGAATGAGGTTTTCTGGTGGACATTTTTTGGGTACATGTGAGGTGTGAAGCCAGAGTATGTGACCTGAAATGGGCACTGGCAGGGCAGCAGCCGCAGCGACTCAGCAGCAGGCACATGTCCTTCCTGAAAGCCCTTGTGAAGATGGTGTACAAGAAGGGGTTGCAGAGGGAGTTGATGGGATAAAAAAGGATGAGCAGGATCTTCGAGTGAGACACAGTTATGAGGGGCATACACAGGGCTGCAGAGATGGCAAAGAAGGAGATTGGAGCCATGCATATAAAGTCTGTGAAAATGAGCACAGCCATGCGTTTGGCAATCTTGGTGTCCCCGTGACGAGTAGAGTGTTCTGGGTTGTGAACACTCAGATATATGCATATGTAACAGTAACAGACCACGATGAAAGCGACAACGTTGAGAATGAGCACAGCCACCACGTAAACCTGAGAGCCAAGCGTGTCAATGTCCATGGGCAGACAGATGCTCACTTTGCTGTAACTGCTGACCCCCACAAGAGGGAGCAGGGCAACCAGCAGAGCAGAAGCCCCAGCCTGCCCCCATCATAGCTGCCACATGGTGCATCTGCAGCCTCTTGTTGACATGCATGGCATTGGTGATGGTGTGCCAGCGCTCAAGGCTAATCACAGTCAGTGTATATACTGATAGCTCACTGGCAAACACTGTCAAAAACCCTGCTATGCCACACCCAGGCCCCGTCTGCCAGTCCGTAGCGTGGTTGTAGTACTCGTGACGGGAATAGTGATCCATGAAGGCAATGAGCATCAGGTAGAGCCCCATGCACAGGTCGGCGAAAGCCAGGTTACACATGAGAAATCTGGAGATGGTTAGCTTACGGTGGCCAATTAGCAGAATAACCAGAACAGCCAGGTTACCCGTCACAGCGAAAACAGTAATTATCCAGGTGAGACAGCGTAGGAAGGGAAAGCCCAGCAGGTCCTCGCAGGGGTTAAAAGCATCTGGCTTTGGGGTGCACTTGACGAAGGGGTTGTTAAGACAATCAAATTCCAGGTCTGGATACTGGAAGTTGATGTCATCAGCAAGATTCACTCCATCAGCGGTGGGCTCTCTGAGGAATACACAGGTGTAAAGATTATCCTAAAAATTTCAGAGCAATTGATCAATAATCTATCTGCTTCAGGGACAGTATGAAAATTATTGGGATGATGGGAAGCAGAAAAGGCAGAGAGTAttgaattttttctttttgcagaaGGCAGCGACAtcatttttttggggggaagcAGAAGGCCACTTAACTCTTTCTCATCCTAAAATATTTAGTTAGAAGGATTTTGTCAATCCTGTCTGTGGATGTTTGTTATtagtaattaaaatgttttaattattattttttttaactaaagtAAAATCTGTCATatgaagtgacagtgacagctctTGGTTCAAAATTAAAGAATAGCTGGAATATTTAGAAATCAGAGGCCACCActgtgacatgtttttcatgATTGTGCCAATTGCTAATTTTACTCCTTTTATTTGCCATGGGTTTAAGTTAGAGTACACCTTCTCAAATTCTTTGTGCACTTTTAGttatgaatgaaagaatgagcTGAGTCAATTCAGTAGTATTGGGGAGGGTGCGCAGGTCAGTAAGTATTAATAATGTTGGGGATGGTCTTACTTTCCTCCCCACCCCAATAATTTTTGTACAGTCCATATGTGAGCAGCAAAGTAACTTACGTTTCTGTTTCACTGAGATCACAAAACTTTGTGAAGTTCTTTAAGGCACTTTccctttaaataaaagaaagagaaaggaaaaggttAGACCACataaaatgtcaataaactAAAGTGCTAATTGCCAAACTATGGATGATCTGTATTCATTGCACAGAGCTGTTGTTCTTTATGCAGATGTGAATGGATTTGTCACATCTCAGGGAGTGGCTGTCAGTTACCTTTGTTTCCGACGCCATGTGTGGAAGGCGCAGCAGTGGCTGGGGTACGTGAGCTCAGCCTCCAGCAGTTCAGCCAGGCTCTCCAGTGGAGGGAGGCTCTTCAGAGCAAAGGCAGAGCCGGCTTTCAGAAACCTCACCTGCCTCAACCCCTTAGGCGGAAGGGAACTCAGAGCTGTGGAGGAAACATCCCTGAATCACACATGCAGAGAAAGCAGACATACATTTCAGTGAGGATTAGTAAAGTGACTGCCACTGCTTGGCACTGAGCTGCCACAAGCCACTAGAACAGCTTTGGTCACCTTGTGTTGGATTTCATGCATAATAATCCAACTCTGTTGGAGAAGTAAAAAGTCAGTTTCCCATGACAGGAACCatcatttggtgttttggtaATGGTGGTAAGAAATGCCATTTCAGGCAAATCTGCTGAATCTCCCACAGGTGTTGAGTTCTAGTGACTGCGACAGCCAAGTCCtaatttacagtattttcatattcatcaaGCCAATGAGTAAGTCATGCTGTTTTTCTAAAGAGATGCACATTTGCAACAAATTTGAAACAAGCTTCATCACAGAATGAAGACTGTAATTACAATGACATTTACAAAGGACTGAACTGTTTTTTCCCAAAGCAAAATAATAATCAGGATCTACTTTGCTCTCTCATTTGATTGGATACTTGTAACCTGACATTACCCAGAAGTACCACACTGCAAAAGGAAGACCTTTGGCTGCATTTCCTGCATGTCAGCGAATACCACAAACAATTTCAAACAAATTCATAACCAAGATAACAGGAAATTTCAAATCTACAGAATGGGGCTGCTTGCAATCAGAGACCTTGCGAGCTGTATGCTCCTCAGACTTAGTTGTTTCCTCACTAATCAGTATTCAGCAGTCCTGGCTGCCTCATTGGTTGTTTACACAGACAGGCTGTCACTGCCTTAGTGTTTatacaataaaatgataaacattGTTATGAATATTAATCTTGCTTGATTGACCCAGTTGAAATATGATCATCGTAATGTTGTTGATTTAAACAACATGAGACAGAGAAGGTACGGTTGACCTCTTTGCCATAATCTTCAGTTTGCATGTTACACATTAACATTAGACATTAAACCTAATTTCCTGTCTTGTTTCCACTGTACATTTtctgaaaaggcaaaaaaggcttaaatttaaaacattaatataacatTATAAGAAGGGCTATGCTGTATGACAAGTACTTTAAACTTTTGGTATTTTGGTGTTGTTTGGATGTCTTCTATGCACAAGTTTTAtgtgaaatgtattattttaagTGTGaaattgctacttttacttaaacctgcaataactgtttgtttgactgttttggtggcagcagaaacaatTTGTAAGCATAACCTTGTCTGATGTGGCTAACATGATAGCAAGCAGTTCCCTTTTCACGAATTTCAACAGATGTAGAGTGATGTTAGCATTCATTTGTCCTCATGTGTCAGGCCACCTGGTGAACCCGAGTCCATTTATTACCTCCGCCAAGGATGTAATAGATGGAGGCAATATAAATGGATAATAATTTCTCATGAACTATTGTCTGGATGTTGTTTTTTCGATTATAAAAGCCAGACAGGCCTTTATGGAGGTATGTGCTCTACTGAGTACCAGTCTAGTTTGACTCTACAGTTAAagatatctggctctttagctgctgaatgctccACAGTGTCAGCTAGTTGCTACTTTGTTGCTTTAAAGCTCCATAGCACTGATAGGAACTGCAGACtcgggtgataattctctgtgggtctGTAACTACGAATGACCCCTTTCACCTAAAGTAGTCACGTGATCCACTGAAAATGTTGTAAAGAGCTGGCTCCTAGAAAATTGgcctgacatttttttgattttattaactTGAATTACTGTCACTTACAGAGAACTTGGACCTGTGGCTCCTTCAAAAGCGTCATCTTGAATGTAACTGAGATGAATGTTGTCTCTCAAAATTCTGAAAGACATAAGAAAACAACTGTAACACAAGCCCAGATCTGACCTCCACTCCTAACTGTAGTTTTACAGTTAATAtacaaaatgaaagcaaatttaaaatgacacattaatgGCCAAGAGTGCCCAAAACCATTTTTgatctgctttttgttttctcaatttGACACTGAGGAAGATGAGTATTATTTTTAGACTGCAGGGTGTCTACACATATCTCGTCCCCATCAACATTCAGCAGTATGGGGCAGAGCAAGAAAACAATGGGGCATCCAATCTTTGTTTAGTCTTACATAACATTTGTTTACTGGTACACTCAGTTTTTAtgattagaaaaagaaaagccttAAACCTGAACAACATAGGTCTTCTTAAGAGCAACATACAGTGTTGACCTGTTATGTTGTTGTTAGTTTAGTACTGTATGAGTGAAAATTGTTGATTATCAAAATGCTTACAGTGTGTTAACCTTGGTTCCGCTGAATGCGTGAGATTTTATTTCCTTGAAGCCATTTCTAACCAGGTTCCTGCCAAGGACACAATGTTATAAATTTTAGTTTGCTGTCAAAAGCACCTATCACCAAGGTCAGAGAACTGAACATTCAATTACATAAGCATATTAAGACACATCAAAAAACATTCTTAACAAATGGTAACAAATTGTTGCTCTTAGCCCCTGATGCAACAAAAAGAATCTGGCTTCTGTACTCACATGTCAACAAACTCCTCTGTGATACCGTGGAAAGAATTGGCAGGAATGAAGTCGATCCTCATGTTGTCTGCCATTTCTCTGCGCACAGAGGAGATAACGTTCACCATTCACTGGGGCGACTTGGCTAAATTATCAGTTAGACAAAATTACGTACTGTATATTCATACAAAAAAGACCAGTTTGATGAATTGTGACCCAGTTGGAGGATTTGCGGCAGGGCTGGTGGCATCATTTATagataaaagtaaaagaatgaaCAACTTGGGTTCCTGTCAAGAGTTAGAACATGCAGAACATATTGCGCAACATGCAGAAAGACACTAATCCAGTTTAGAAACACACAATTTTTAAATGGGATTACTTACAGGATAATATTTGGTGCCAAGGAAGAGATAGTTGTGAAGTCTGGGAAGTGTATCATTCCTGTGTTAGAGATGCTCCTGTGAAGacaagcagcacagacagatgaTCATAAGTAGATAAgaacaaaataatcaaatcaaaatgtccGCACAGGAGTCACAGATTGTCTCAGCTGGTAAAGAGAAATTTTAGGAGCAAGTTCTGGAAAACATTGCAGGTTAAATATAATTTATCACATCATGTCACTGCCTGCTTGTAATGTTTGATATCTGTCTTCACATATAACTTGCAGcaatacatgaataaaaattatCTACATCTTCAGATAGATATTCTCTTGTGTAGAACATAGAGATCATAAAAGATCTTCAGCTTCAAATTCTACTGAATAAACGGTTCAACTCACAAGACTAACAGTGTTTTGTAGGTGACAAGAGGAAGTTGCCACAATAAAGTGACAGCAAAGGGATGTACTAATAATACTCCATACAGACTAGGCATTAGTACAGCTACAGCACAGAAAAAGCACTCCCATAAAGCtgggagatttaaaaaaagaatagtCAAAATTCATGCCGCAGAGGCCGAGACATCCTGACTTTTATTCCCTGATATGGGTCACGCTTCAAAACGCTGACTCCTTcaattcccataatgcaactcaacagattttttcttttgagcTTTCCTGTCAATATAACCCTGATGATGACCCTAGATTGCAATGTCGGTCACTAGATGTGCCTTtatgaaaatacataaaacaaatacaagacTGAGAGTCTACAGTAATGTGAATTTCCACACTGtgttataaatatttgaattgATGAGGCTTCTAAAATATGCAAGATCTAAATCTGTTGCACAAGTGCTGCCTCTTAAAACAACAAGTCCACTTGTTGGTAACTTAAGGATCTCCTCTAAACTTAATgtaaagtcacacacacacacacatgctcagatAATGAGACTGTAATTAGTGACCCACTGGCTGGTTAGTGTGGTTTAAACAGATGAAcaaaaactaactaactaatgtAAAACAGTAGGGCTTACAAATATTCCAGTTTTGGCAGGTCAGTGAAGGCCCCTTTTTCAATAACTCTCAGACTGTTGATATTCTGCACCGAACTACAGGaacaaaaatgagaaaaatatcagTGATTACAAATTGTTGTCagtgacaacaaacacagaaaaacccatGCATTCATCAGCCGCTCTGAAAGTCAAGGATTAAACATGCTGCTTTGTAATTGAGAGACTAATCCTGTGAAACTTCAATCAAATGCAAAACACATACCAGCTGTTCAAATGAATAACTGCCTCCATTGTGTTTGAATATGACGAGTGGCGGAAGGTGAGTGTCGCTTACATTTGCGCCAAGctgtggagggagaggaaggcatgtctctgtatctgtgtgatGCAGTCGCTCTGGGAAATCTCACTGTGACACAAAGAAACGGCTCCACATCAGTCAACAGATTAACAAGAGTCTGTAAACAAATGACTCTTGAAATATCTCAGATCCAAGGAGCAAATTTTAGCGAGACAAATATTAACAGCAACACAGGTGCTTGTTATGGATTTATTTCTACACTTTTGAATGTAACTTTGTTTTAGAAATGGGACAGAGTTGATTGATACAGGAGATACAAACCATGAGGGAAATATTAAAATACCACCACCAACAATTCATACTTCTAGGGCACAAGCTTCACCTCATGTTTGGAAAAGCTCCAAACATACATCACGGATGCATCTGGGCCAAGAAGACTAAGTGAAGATGTTTAAAATGGAGGACTAAACAAGGGCGTTCAGAGACAAACCAAGTCAACAAGACTTCTTGATTTGTCCTTGaacactttgttttctgatggCTGACTTTCCCTTTTTCTGAGCCACTCTCCATCTTCTTTTTGTAATCATCATTTCAGACTCCCACTCTGCCGTAATCAGTCAACACTTTTCCTAGGGTTAATGTCATTCTGCTTCCATTTCAAACTAAGAAACAATTAAATGACTCCATCTGTACTgcttatatttttttctttatcccCTTCTCTGATTG is a window encoding:
- the LOC108894551 gene encoding LOW QUALITY PROTEIN: lutropin-choriogonadotropic hormone receptor-like (The sequence of the model RefSeq protein was modified relative to this genomic sequence to represent the inferred CDS: inserted 1 base in 1 codon; deleted 1 base in 1 codon); translation: MAPRAVWLLIALSGVLNAHSCWAYTCPTICHCSADTFQCSRDTQLASRAGTASVPRLWLTHLPFKEVPTHAFKELINITRIEISQSDCITQIQRHAFLSLHSLAQISVQNINSLRVIEKGAFTDLPKLEYLSISNTGMIHFPDFTTISSLAPNIILEMADNMRIDFIPANSFHGITEEFVDMNLVRNGFKEIKSHAFSGTKVNTLILRDNIHLSYIQDDAFEGATGPSSLDVSSTALSSLPPKGLRQVRFLKAGSAFALKSLPPLESLAELLEAELTYPSHCCAFHTWRRKQRESALKNFTKFCDLSETETEPTADGVNLADDINFQYPDLEFDCLNNPFVKCTPKPDAFNPCEDLLGFPFLRCLTWIITVFAVTGNLAVLVILLIGHRKLTISRFLMCNLAFADLCMGLYLMLIAFMDHYSRHEYYNHATDWQTGPGCGIAGFLTVFASELSVYTLTVISLERWHTITNAMHVNKRLQMHHVAAMMGAGWGFALLVALLPLVGVSSYSKVSICLPMDIDTLGSQVYVVAVLILNVVAFIVVCYCYICIYLSVHNPEHSTRHGDTKIAKRMAVLIFTDFICMAPISFFAISAALCMPLITVSHSKILLILFYPINSLCNPFLYTIFTRAFRKDMCLLLSRCGCCPASAXFQVTYSGFTPHMYPKNVHQKTSFT